A window of candidate division KSB1 bacterium contains these coding sequences:
- a CDS encoding SxtJ family membrane protein gives MQGKFTLRQEIRQLAVTPARLKVFGLTVGLLLLLLAAYWFWREKAGAGYFLLAAVTFAGVGMLAPRRLAPVYRGWMALALAMGFVMTRVILTLLYLGLFTPIGLLARLLGKDLLQQRWEPHAQTYWVRRTPGEFKPEAAEKMF, from the coding sequence ATGCAGGGAAAGTTTACGCTCAGGCAGGAAATCAGGCAGCTTGCGGTAACACCCGCCCGGTTGAAGGTGTTTGGTTTGACGGTGGGCCTCTTGTTGCTGCTGCTTGCGGCATACTGGTTTTGGCGGGAAAAAGCCGGCGCCGGATATTTTCTCCTGGCGGCCGTCACTTTTGCGGGAGTGGGAATGCTGGCCCCCCGCCGCCTCGCACCGGTTTATCGCGGCTGGATGGCGCTGGCGCTGGCCATGGGATTTGTCATGACCCGGGTGATCCTGACCTTATTGTACCTGGGTTTGTTCACGCCAATCGGGTTGCTCGCCCGCCTGTTGGGGAAAGACCTGCTGCAGCAGCGCTGGGAACCACATGCGCAAACGTATTGGGTCAGGCGCACACCGGGTGAGTTCAAACCCGAAGCTGCGGAGAAGATGTTTTAG